In Phycisphaerales bacterium, the sequence GACGCGCGGGGCGTGACGGTGCTGCAGCGCGAGAAGGAGGATGCGCACGACTATCGGTATTTCCCCGACCCGGATCTGCTGGCGATGCGTGTGACAGAGGAGATGATCGACAGAGCGCGGGCCGATGAGTCGGAGTTGCCCCTGGCGAGGTTCCGATCGCTCGTGGAGGAGGCGGGTGTGCCGGGGCGTGAGGCGTGGTCGCTTGTCGAGGATGTTGAGGCGAGCGTGCTGCAGGCTGGAGTTGCATCGCGGCTCGTCGAGCGGGGTGTGTCGGCGCCGCGCGCGGGACGTGTGGCGGCGAACCTGGTCTTGCAGCAGGGCCTGCGCGCGGCGAACGCGCGGGGCGTCAGTGTCGGCGCTCTTGGGCTTGAAGCGACGAGGGTCGCGACGCTCGGGATGCTGCGCGAGGCCGGCACGATCAGCAACCAGTCGCTCGATGCGCTCTTTGAGGCGCTGGCGGAGGACCCGACGATCGACGTCGAGGCCGAGGCGAGATCGCGGGGGATGGTCGTGGTGCGTGACGAGGGGGCGCTCCTGGCGTGGGTGGACCAGGCGATTGCCGCCCAACCTGCGGCGGCGGCGGACGTTCAAGCAGGAAAGACCCAGGCGATCGGGAGGCTCGTGGGCGAGGTGATGAAGGTCTCTTTGGGGAAGGCCGACGCGAAGAGCGTGCGCGAGGCGATCCTGTCGCGGCTTGGCGCCGAGTAGGCGTGTATCCTCGCTTCATGGCCCTGCCCGAACCCCACGACACGCCGACGCGCCGCCTCGAGACCGATACCGACGACGGCATGCTCGTCATCATCAGCGGGCCGAGCGGCGTGGGAAAGACGACGATCACGCGGGGCGTGGAGCGGACGATCGCCGGCGCGGTCTTCTCGGTCTCGTGGACGACGCGCGACAAGACGGGCGTGGATGTCGAGGGCGTTGATTACCACTTTGTCAGCGATGAGCAGTTCGAGGAGATGCTGGGACGGGACGGCTTCCTCGAGACGGCCGGTGTCTATGGGCGCCGCTATGGCACGCCCAAGGAGTGGGTGCGGACGCAACTCGCTCGCGGGCGGCTGGTGATCCTGGAGATCGACGTGGTCGGCGCGGAGAAGGTGAAGGGGCAGATCCCCGAGGCGTTCGCGATCTTTGTCCTGCCGCCGGATGAAGAGACGCTGCTCTCCCGCTTGCGCTCGCGCAAGCGTGAGGACGATGCGCAGATCCAGAAGCGATTCGCGCGGGCGAAGGAAGAGATCACGCACGCCCGGCGGTCGGGGGTGTACAACCACTTCCTTGTGAACAGAGATCTGAACGCGTCGTTGGACGAGGCGGTGCGGCTGATCGAGGGCGAGCGGGGGCGGCGGCGGGAGTTGCGGCGGAAGGCGTGACTGTCTGATGAAAAAGACACCGGCGGGACGCCTGTGCCACGAGAAGTGATAGAAAGAGAAGGGGCAGGCGAGCCGCCTGCCCCACGAGTTTGGGTAGATTCCGGCTGTCGAGATCACATCGTGCCGTACATGAACTCTTCGCGGATGATCTTGCCGTTCTTCACGGTGTAGACGCCGACCTCGTCGAACATTTTGCGCGTGCCGCTGTCGACCTGCTCGACGTCCATCTTGAAGCGGACGGCGAAGCCCGACGAGCCGACGAAGGGGCCTTCGGCGCTGGCGCCATGGATCTTGTTCTGGGCCATCCAGCCGGCGTTCTTGGCGTCGACGGCGGGCTTGCCGCGCCAGCCCATGCCGACGCCGAGGCCCTCGATGGACTCGATCTTGGGAGACCAGAACATCTTCTCGATCTCGGCGAACTGGCCGGTGTTGAACATCGAGACGAGTTTCGTGCCGATGTCCATGGGCGTGGCGCCCGAGCCGGTGGTGACGCGGAAGGAGCCTTTGCCACCGGGACCGGCGGCGGATGGCTTCTTGGCGGTGGCCTTGGATGACTTCGTGACGCTCTTCTTGGTTGCTTTCTTGGTGGTCTTCTTCGCCATGGTGGTGCTCCTTTGGACTGGCGCACTGTACCCCGGCGGACCCACGTGTCGCGTCACGACAACGCCCCGGGATTGCTCCCGGGGCGTTCGTGGTGCGTGGATTCGCGCGATCTTGACGGCTTAGCCGACTTTGTC encodes:
- a CDS encoding nuclear transport factor 2 family protein → MAKKTTKKATKKSVTKSSKATAKKPSAAGPGGKGSFRVTTGSGATPMDIGTKLVSMFNTGQFAEIEKMFWSPKIESIEGLGVGMGWRGKPAVDAKNAGWMAQNKIHGASAEGPFVGSSGFAVRFKMDVEQVDSGTRKMFDEVGVYTVKNGKIIREEFMYGTM
- the gmk gene encoding guanylate kinase: MALPEPHDTPTRRLETDTDDGMLVIISGPSGVGKTTITRGVERTIAGAVFSVSWTTRDKTGVDVEGVDYHFVSDEQFEEMLGRDGFLETAGVYGRRYGTPKEWVRTQLARGRLVILEIDVVGAEKVKGQIPEAFAIFVLPPDEETLLSRLRSRKREDDAQIQKRFARAKEEITHARRSGVYNHFLVNRDLNASLDEAVRLIEGERGRRRELRRKA